A single genomic interval of Leptospira sp. WS60.C2 harbors:
- a CDS encoding response regulator, which yields MKQMTKVFLIEDDVVTTFLIKTLMEKFSFASQVFTYQNGAEALEALQESQDFPDLLFLDLNMPVMDGWQFLEEIRDIPEFSSIPTYILTSSIDPSDKSKSNSFPNVKGYLVKPIGPKDLAAIQQEEK from the coding sequence ATGAAACAAATGACCAAGGTATTTCTGATTGAAGATGATGTAGTCACCACGTTTCTCATCAAAACCTTAATGGAGAAGTTCTCCTTTGCTTCGCAAGTGTTTACCTATCAGAATGGTGCCGAGGCACTAGAGGCATTACAAGAGTCGCAAGATTTCCCTGATCTATTGTTTTTGGATTTGAATATGCCAGTCATGGATGGTTGGCAATTTCTGGAAGAAATCCGAGACATCCCCGAGTTCTCCTCCATTCCTACCTACATCCTTACCTCTTCGATTGATCCTTCGGACAAATCCAAAAGTAACTCTTTCCCCAACGTGAAAGGATACCTCGTGAAACCCATCGGCCCCAAAGATTTAGCGGCCATCCAACAGGAAGAAAAATAA
- a CDS encoding aspartate ammonia-lyase, with the protein MKQSNVRIEHDLLGEREIPKDVYWGIHTLRALENYPITGKTIGSYPDLVKALAHIKKASAIANLELGLLSSEKTKFISDACDRILAGEFHSEFVVDVIQGGAGTSTNMNANEVITNIALELAGRPKGDYTTIHPLNDVNMSQSTNDVYPSSIKLAAVFSIRGLIASLESLQISFRKKSEEFKDILKIGRTQLQDAVPMTLGQEFSTYDVMLGEDISRLKEATSLIGEINLGATAIGTGINTDIRYSKIVTDILAKQTGLDLNAAPNLIEATQDTGAFVQLSGVLKRIATKLSKVCNDLRLLSSGPQGGFNEINLPAKAAGSSIMPGKVNPIIPEVVNQIAYEVIGNDITITMAAEAGQLQLNAFEPIIAHSLFKSIEHLTAGCKTLEINCVSGITANRELLASRVKTSAGLATALNPYIGYENATLVAKRALTENRSVESIVLELGLLEEKKLKEILRPEILTSPHSL; encoded by the coding sequence ATGAAACAATCAAACGTTCGGATCGAACATGACCTACTCGGAGAAAGGGAAATTCCAAAAGATGTTTATTGGGGGATCCATACTTTGCGGGCCTTGGAAAACTATCCGATTACAGGTAAAACGATTGGCTCTTATCCTGATTTAGTCAAAGCTTTGGCCCATATCAAAAAAGCATCTGCGATTGCAAATCTAGAATTAGGACTTCTTTCTTCCGAAAAAACAAAATTTATCTCTGATGCATGTGATCGTATTTTAGCTGGTGAGTTCCATTCTGAATTCGTAGTCGATGTGATCCAAGGGGGAGCTGGAACGTCCACCAATATGAATGCCAATGAAGTAATCACTAATATCGCTTTGGAACTTGCTGGTCGCCCCAAAGGAGATTATACAACGATCCATCCACTAAATGACGTCAATATGTCACAAAGTACCAATGATGTTTACCCTTCTTCCATCAAATTGGCGGCTGTCTTTTCCATACGTGGGTTAATTGCTTCGCTTGAAAGTTTACAAATTTCGTTTCGTAAAAAATCAGAAGAATTTAAAGACATTCTCAAAATTGGTAGGACTCAATTACAAGATGCCGTTCCTATGACTTTAGGTCAGGAATTTTCCACCTACGATGTTATGTTAGGTGAAGATATTTCTCGCCTGAAAGAAGCGACATCTCTCATAGGAGAAATCAATCTAGGTGCCACTGCGATCGGAACTGGAATCAATACTGACATTCGTTATTCAAAAATTGTGACAGATATTCTTGCAAAACAAACTGGCTTGGATTTGAATGCGGCTCCCAATCTGATTGAAGCAACCCAAGACACAGGCGCCTTTGTACAGTTATCTGGTGTATTAAAACGAATCGCAACAAAACTTTCTAAGGTTTGTAATGATCTACGATTGTTGTCAAGTGGGCCACAAGGTGGCTTTAATGAAATTAATTTGCCAGCAAAGGCCGCGGGTTCCTCAATTATGCCAGGAAAAGTAAACCCGATCATCCCAGAAGTGGTCAACCAAATTGCTTATGAAGTCATTGGAAACGACATTACGATCACAATGGCGGCAGAAGCAGGACAATTACAATTGAATGCCTTTGAACCAATCATTGCACATAGTTTGTTCAAGAGTATCGAACACCTAACCGCTGGTTGCAAAACATTAGAAATCAACTGTGTATCAGGGATCACAGCCAATAGAGAATTACTAGCATCAAGAGTGAAAACTTCAGCAGGTCTTGCAACGGCCCTAAATCCTTATATTGGATATGAAAATGCCACTTTGGTAGCTAAACGTGCACTGACGGAAAATCGATCAGTCGAATCGATTGTTTTAGAACTTGGTTTATTAGAAGAGAAAAAACTAAAAGAAATTTTGAGACCTGAAATTTTAACATCTCCACATTCCCTATAA